A genomic region of Zea mays cultivar B73 chromosome 6, Zm-B73-REFERENCE-NAM-5.0, whole genome shotgun sequence contains the following coding sequences:
- the LOC103630038 gene encoding uncharacterized protein isoform X5, which produces MEALQPNIQAGIHTRNLPVKQLGGMIFGCKPDTIEECFKKQLFGLPAVHYSYVKNVKPGMPLFLFNYIDRRLHGIFEAASLGQMSIDPYAWSNEDLLKTPFPAQVRICIRTRYPPMLESRYKTVLGANYYDRHLFYFELDHTQTEALISLFKLLPLVNNQVPAAPRERSIAVSLPPTKRKAPVLPDPKKVKENSKDINPFSVLSNASDGAQENWVDFDSDVENASINENSHSDTDEKEFEEPVSDWEDLDDNALQYQFSPYSNSDEVSQNSSYKTVCQEVELAECIPPVVNPASEEKLTMLVHNEHKAAVCIGKIESEVNSIMDGVGLQPERHTILKKLKELFSMRQQGVSSQDCVESSPDQCVPEETLSCDPLDVTVEDKTSFQEHLGEFDELRQIIADLSKRAEALEKKQKGSDQDLLFLREVVKDSGRKVQQLEYLVDELQFRFDSSLSLPGSMHNTLAKPSIFLIGGYNGVTWLSSLDSFSPEKDTMVGLTPMSFARSYASAAALDGHIFAFGGGGGKSSWYNTVAKHLKGLNSLDTNMLPYSQYMLQRFALAVAELNGTIYATGGYDGSMYLQSAERYDQREGVWVRLRSMNTKRGCHALTVLGESLYAMGGYNGDKMVSSVEIFDPRLNAWRMGDPMSAPRGYAAAVTLDGSAYLIGGLESNVQILATVEVYNASSGWSVLGLSSLGKRSFASAVVM; this is translated from the exons ATGGAAGCACTTCAGCCAAACATCCAGGCTGGGATCCATACTCGTAACCTCCCAGTAAAACAGCTTGGAGGGATGATCTTTGGTTGCAAGCCTGATACAATTGAAGAATGCTTCAAAAAACAGCTCTTTG GTCTGCCTGCAGTCCATTATTCATATGTGAAGAATGTAAAACCTGGTATGCCTTTGTTTCTATTCAATTATATTGACAGAAGACTCCATGGTATTTTTGAGGCTGCAAGTCTTGGTCAGATGTCTATTGATCCATATGCTTGGAGTAATGAGGACTTATTAAAGACACCTTTTCCTGCTCAG GTTCGTATTTGCATAAGGACTCGGTATCCACCAATGTTAGAGAGCAGATACAAAACAGTGCTTGGTGCTAACTATTATGATCGTCATCTATTCTACTTTGAGCTGGACCATACACAGACAGAAGCTTTAATTTCTTTGTTCAAGTTGCTgccccttgttaataatcaagttcCAGCTGCTCCAAGAGAAAGGAGTATTGCTGTGTCTTTACCACCAACTAAAAGGAAGGCACCAGTTCTTCCTGACCCAAAGAAAGTCAAAGAAAATTCAAAGGATATCAATCCATTTAGTGTTTTATCAAATGCAAGTGATGGTGCTCAAGAAAACTGGGTTGATTTTGATTCTGACGTGGAAAATGCTAGCATCAATGAAAATTCACACAGTGACACTGATGAGAAGGAATTTGAGGAGCCAGTTTCTGATTGGGAAGATTTGGATGACAATGCTCTTCAATACCAATTCAGTCCTTATTCAAATTCAGATGAGGTCAGTCAAAACTCCTCATACAAAACAGTTTGCCAAGAAGTGGAGCTTGCTGAATGCATTCCTCCAGTTGTCAATCCTGCGAGTGAAGAAAAACTCACCATGCTTGTACATAATGAGCATAAAGCTGCTGTGTGTATTGGCAAAATAGAGAGTGAAGTTAACAGTATCATGGATGGTGTTGGGCTACAGCCTGAAAGACACACTATCCTGAAAAAGCTGAAAGAGTTATTTTCCATGCGACAGCAAGGGGTTTCTTCGCAGGATTGTGTTGAGTCAAGCCCAGATCAATGTGTACCTGAAGAAACCCTTTCCTGTGACCCATTAGATGTCACTGTGGAAGACAAAACCTCTTTTCAGGAACACCTTGGAGAATTTGATGAG CTTCGACAAATCATTGCTGATTTATCCAAGAGGGCTGAAGCATTGGAGAAGAAGCAG AAAGGATCAGATCAAGATCTACTTTTTTTGAGGGAAGTTGTTAAAGATTCAGGAAGAAAAGTACAGCAACTGGAATATCTTGTAGATGAGTTACAATTCCGATTTGACTCTTCATTGTCTCTTCCTGGAAGCATGCACAATACTTTAGCCAAGCCATCGATATTTCTGATCGGTGGCTACAATGGTGTGACCTGGTTATCATCTCTTGATTCTTTTTCTCCTGAGAAAGACACAATGGTGGGTCTCACACCAATGAGTTTTGCCCGCTCATATGCATCTGCTGCTGCATTGGATGGTCACATATTTGcttttggtggtggaggtggcaaGTCATCATGGTATAACACAG TTGCAAAGCACCTCAAAGGGTTGAATAGTCTTGACACCAACATGCTACCTTATTCACAATATATGTTGCAGCGATTTGCTCTTGCCGTGGCTGAATTGAATGGAACAATCTACGCCACTGGTGGGTATGATGGAAGCATGTACTTACA ATCAGCAGAACGGTATGACCAAAGGGAGGGTGTCTGGGTCCGTCTTCGAAGCATGAACACAAAGAGGGGATGTCATGCCCTTACTGTCCTTGGAGAAAGCCT ATATGCAATGGGCGGATACAATGGAGACAAGATGGTTTCTAGCGTTGAGATCTTCGACCCTCGGCTCAACGCCTGGAGGATGGGAGATCCCATGAGCGCCCCAAGAGGGTACGCCGCTGCAGTTACTCTGGATGGAAGCGCGTACTTAATCGGTGGCCTGGAGTCCAATGTGCAGATCCTAGCTACC GTTGAAGTTTACAACGCGAGCTCCGGCTGGTCAGTTCTCGGTTTGAGTTCACTCGGGAAGAGGTCCTTTGCATCTGCCGTAGTCATGTAG
- the LOC103630038 gene encoding ring canal kelch homolog isoform X7, with amino-acid sequence MTVCIFKVRICIRTRYPPMLESRYKTVLGANYYDRHLFYFELDHTQTEALISLFKLLPLVNNQVPAAPRERSIAVSLPPTKRKAPVLPDPKKVKENSKDINPFSVLSNASDGAQENWVDFDSDVENASINENSHSDTDEKEFEEPVSDWEDLDDNALQYQFSPYSNSDEVSQNSSYKTVCQEVELAECIPPVVNPASEEKLTMLVHNEHKAAVCIGKIESEVNSIMDGVGLQPERHTILKKLKELFSMRQQGVSSQDCVESSPDQCVPEETLSCDPLDVTVEDKTSFQEHLGEFDELRQIIADLSKRAEALEKKQKGSDQDLLFLREVVKDSGRKVQQLEYLVDELQFRFDSSLSLPGSMHNTLAKPSIFLIGGYNGVTWLSSLDSFSPEKDTMVGLTPMSFARSYASAAALDGHIFAFGGGGGKSSWYNTVECYSSRNNEWIECPSLNRKKGSLAGISLNSKIYAIGGGDGNETFSEVEMFDPYLGKWLCGPSMLIPRFALAVAELNGTIYATGGYDGSMYLQSAERYDQREGVWVRLRSMNTKRGCHALTVLGESLYAMGGYNGDKMVSSVEIFDPRLNAWRMGDPMSAPRGYAAAVTLDGSAYLIGGLESNVQILATVEVYNASSGWSVLGLSSLGKRSFASAVVM; translated from the exons ATGACTGTTTGTATTTTCAAGGTTCGTATTTGCATAAGGACTCGGTATCCACCAATGTTAGAGAGCAGATACAAAACAGTGCTTGGTGCTAACTATTATGATCGTCATCTATTCTACTTTGAGCTGGACCATACACAGACAGAAGCTTTAATTTCTTTGTTCAAGTTGCTgccccttgttaataatcaagttcCAGCTGCTCCAAGAGAAAGGAGTATTGCTGTGTCTTTACCACCAACTAAAAGGAAGGCACCAGTTCTTCCTGACCCAAAGAAAGTCAAAGAAAATTCAAAGGATATCAATCCATTTAGTGTTTTATCAAATGCAAGTGATGGTGCTCAAGAAAACTGGGTTGATTTTGATTCTGACGTGGAAAATGCTAGCATCAATGAAAATTCACACAGTGACACTGATGAGAAGGAATTTGAGGAGCCAGTTTCTGATTGGGAAGATTTGGATGACAATGCTCTTCAATACCAATTCAGTCCTTATTCAAATTCAGATGAGGTCAGTCAAAACTCCTCATACAAAACAGTTTGCCAAGAAGTGGAGCTTGCTGAATGCATTCCTCCAGTTGTCAATCCTGCGAGTGAAGAAAAACTCACCATGCTTGTACATAATGAGCATAAAGCTGCTGTGTGTATTGGCAAAATAGAGAGTGAAGTTAACAGTATCATGGATGGTGTTGGGCTACAGCCTGAAAGACACACTATCCTGAAAAAGCTGAAAGAGTTATTTTCCATGCGACAGCAAGGGGTTTCTTCGCAGGATTGTGTTGAGTCAAGCCCAGATCAATGTGTACCTGAAGAAACCCTTTCCTGTGACCCATTAGATGTCACTGTGGAAGACAAAACCTCTTTTCAGGAACACCTTGGAGAATTTGATGAG CTTCGACAAATCATTGCTGATTTATCCAAGAGGGCTGAAGCATTGGAGAAGAAGCAG AAAGGATCAGATCAAGATCTACTTTTTTTGAGGGAAGTTGTTAAAGATTCAGGAAGAAAAGTACAGCAACTGGAATATCTTGTAGATGAGTTACAATTCCGATTTGACTCTTCATTGTCTCTTCCTGGAAGCATGCACAATACTTTAGCCAAGCCATCGATATTTCTGATCGGTGGCTACAATGGTGTGACCTGGTTATCATCTCTTGATTCTTTTTCTCCTGAGAAAGACACAATGGTGGGTCTCACACCAATGAGTTTTGCCCGCTCATATGCATCTGCTGCTGCATTGGATGGTCACATATTTGcttttggtggtggaggtggcaaGTCATCATGGTATAACACAG TGGAATGCTATAGTTCGAGGAATAACGAGTGGATAGAATGCCCCTCGTTGAACCGCAAGAAAGGAAGTCTCGCTGGTATCAGTCTTAATAGCAAAATATATGCTATTGGTGGGGGAGATGGAAATGAAACTTTTTCAGAAGTTGAGATGTTTGATCCATACCTTGGGAAATGGTTATGTGGTCCATCTATGCTGATTCCT CGATTTGCTCTTGCCGTGGCTGAATTGAATGGAACAATCTACGCCACTGGTGGGTATGATGGAAGCATGTACTTACA ATCAGCAGAACGGTATGACCAAAGGGAGGGTGTCTGGGTCCGTCTTCGAAGCATGAACACAAAGAGGGGATGTCATGCCCTTACTGTCCTTGGAGAAAGCCT ATATGCAATGGGCGGATACAATGGAGACAAGATGGTTTCTAGCGTTGAGATCTTCGACCCTCGGCTCAACGCCTGGAGGATGGGAGATCCCATGAGCGCCCCAAGAGGGTACGCCGCTGCAGTTACTCTGGATGGAAGCGCGTACTTAATCGGTGGCCTGGAGTCCAATGTGCAGATCCTAGCTACC GTTGAAGTTTACAACGCGAGCTCCGGCTGGTCAGTTCTCGGTTTGAGTTCACTCGGGAAGAGGTCCTTTGCATCTGCCGTAGTCATGTAG
- the LOC103630038 gene encoding ring canal kelch homolog isoform X6 — protein MSIDPYAWSNEDLLKTPFPAQVRICIRTRYPPMLESRYKTVLGANYYDRHLFYFELDHTQTEALISLFKLLPLVNNQVPAAPRERSIAVSLPPTKRKAPVLPDPKKVKENSKDINPFSVLSNASDGAQENWVDFDSDVENASINENSHSDTDEKEFEEPVSDWEDLDDNALQYQFSPYSNSDEVSQNSSYKTVCQEVELAECIPPVVNPASEEKLTMLVHNEHKAAVCIGKIESEVNSIMDGVGLQPERHTILKKLKELFSMRQQGVSSQDCVESSPDQCVPEETLSCDPLDVTVEDKTSFQEHLGEFDELRQIIADLSKRAEALEKKQKGSDQDLLFLREVVKDSGRKVQQLEYLVDELQFRFDSSLSLPGSMHNTLAKPSIFLIGGYNGVTWLSSLDSFSPEKDTMVGLTPMSFARSYASAAALDGHIFAFGGGGGKSSWYNTVECYSSRNNEWIECPSLNRKKGSLAGISLNSKIYAIGGGDGNETFSEVEMFDPYLGKWLCGPSMLIPRFALAVAELNGTIYATGGYDGSMYLQSAERYDQREGVWVRLRSMNTKRGCHALTVLGESLYAMGGYNGDKMVSSVEIFDPRLNAWRMGDPMSAPRGYAAAVTLDGSAYLIGGLESNVQILATVEVYNASSGWSVLGLSSLGKRSFASAVVM, from the exons ATGTCTATTGATCCATATGCTTGGAGTAATGAGGACTTATTAAAGACACCTTTTCCTGCTCAG GTTCGTATTTGCATAAGGACTCGGTATCCACCAATGTTAGAGAGCAGATACAAAACAGTGCTTGGTGCTAACTATTATGATCGTCATCTATTCTACTTTGAGCTGGACCATACACAGACAGAAGCTTTAATTTCTTTGTTCAAGTTGCTgccccttgttaataatcaagttcCAGCTGCTCCAAGAGAAAGGAGTATTGCTGTGTCTTTACCACCAACTAAAAGGAAGGCACCAGTTCTTCCTGACCCAAAGAAAGTCAAAGAAAATTCAAAGGATATCAATCCATTTAGTGTTTTATCAAATGCAAGTGATGGTGCTCAAGAAAACTGGGTTGATTTTGATTCTGACGTGGAAAATGCTAGCATCAATGAAAATTCACACAGTGACACTGATGAGAAGGAATTTGAGGAGCCAGTTTCTGATTGGGAAGATTTGGATGACAATGCTCTTCAATACCAATTCAGTCCTTATTCAAATTCAGATGAGGTCAGTCAAAACTCCTCATACAAAACAGTTTGCCAAGAAGTGGAGCTTGCTGAATGCATTCCTCCAGTTGTCAATCCTGCGAGTGAAGAAAAACTCACCATGCTTGTACATAATGAGCATAAAGCTGCTGTGTGTATTGGCAAAATAGAGAGTGAAGTTAACAGTATCATGGATGGTGTTGGGCTACAGCCTGAAAGACACACTATCCTGAAAAAGCTGAAAGAGTTATTTTCCATGCGACAGCAAGGGGTTTCTTCGCAGGATTGTGTTGAGTCAAGCCCAGATCAATGTGTACCTGAAGAAACCCTTTCCTGTGACCCATTAGATGTCACTGTGGAAGACAAAACCTCTTTTCAGGAACACCTTGGAGAATTTGATGAG CTTCGACAAATCATTGCTGATTTATCCAAGAGGGCTGAAGCATTGGAGAAGAAGCAG AAAGGATCAGATCAAGATCTACTTTTTTTGAGGGAAGTTGTTAAAGATTCAGGAAGAAAAGTACAGCAACTGGAATATCTTGTAGATGAGTTACAATTCCGATTTGACTCTTCATTGTCTCTTCCTGGAAGCATGCACAATACTTTAGCCAAGCCATCGATATTTCTGATCGGTGGCTACAATGGTGTGACCTGGTTATCATCTCTTGATTCTTTTTCTCCTGAGAAAGACACAATGGTGGGTCTCACACCAATGAGTTTTGCCCGCTCATATGCATCTGCTGCTGCATTGGATGGTCACATATTTGcttttggtggtggaggtggcaaGTCATCATGGTATAACACAG TGGAATGCTATAGTTCGAGGAATAACGAGTGGATAGAATGCCCCTCGTTGAACCGCAAGAAAGGAAGTCTCGCTGGTATCAGTCTTAATAGCAAAATATATGCTATTGGTGGGGGAGATGGAAATGAAACTTTTTCAGAAGTTGAGATGTTTGATCCATACCTTGGGAAATGGTTATGTGGTCCATCTATGCTGATTCCT CGATTTGCTCTTGCCGTGGCTGAATTGAATGGAACAATCTACGCCACTGGTGGGTATGATGGAAGCATGTACTTACA ATCAGCAGAACGGTATGACCAAAGGGAGGGTGTCTGGGTCCGTCTTCGAAGCATGAACACAAAGAGGGGATGTCATGCCCTTACTGTCCTTGGAGAAAGCCT ATATGCAATGGGCGGATACAATGGAGACAAGATGGTTTCTAGCGTTGAGATCTTCGACCCTCGGCTCAACGCCTGGAGGATGGGAGATCCCATGAGCGCCCCAAGAGGGTACGCCGCTGCAGTTACTCTGGATGGAAGCGCGTACTTAATCGGTGGCCTGGAGTCCAATGTGCAGATCCTAGCTACC GTTGAAGTTTACAACGCGAGCTCCGGCTGGTCAGTTCTCGGTTTGAGTTCACTCGGGAAGAGGTCCTTTGCATCTGCCGTAGTCATGTAG